Proteins encoded by one window of Phosphitispora fastidiosa:
- the recG gene encoding ATP-dependent DNA helicase RecG gives MERVDKSPDRYKKSASSGLQSLKGVGPKRAMLLSRLGIHTIEDLLYHFPRKYEDRSLVKKISQLQDGETATLFGIVTGVRDIRPGRGMTITKAALFDGAATACAVWFNQPYIKRKVHKGTKIIVTGKAERKYGDLQLSVSDYEVIENEEPVNSAGIVPVYPATEGLPPRTLRLIIKDALEQRLDSIKEFLPSDVLEKYNLMPIDRAISSIHFPGDLDDAQKARRRLVFEELLVLQTGICMLRGTVSRTVGICHKKDGPLTAGFLGRLPYKMTGAQKRVLNEISRDMESKKPMNRLIQGDVGSGKTVVAAAALVKTVESGYQGVMMAPTEILATQHAEGLMEVLGPLGVQVALLTGSLGKKEKEAIIQDIRDGRTDIVVGTHALIQDGVAFQKLGLAVTDEQHRFGVKQRAKLNDKGQRPDVLVMTATPIPRTLALTVYGDLDISVIDELPPGRREIKTYWIADTEKQRIYKFIREQVNQGRQVYYVCPLVEESEKMDISAALELAALLQSDIFPDLQVGLMHGRMKQDAKDMVMKAFQNGSINILTATTVIEVGINVPNATVMVIENADRFGLAQLHQLRGRVGRGAHQSYCILIANPATAEGKARMDIMTRTNDGFLIADEDLKLRGPGEFFGTRQSGLPDLKIADIIRDYKALSAAREEAMALLRRDPCLKLPENVKLREKLMARFRDTDNYFSTS, from the coding sequence ATGGAACGTGTTGACAAGTCACCTGACAGATATAAAAAATCAGCTTCCTCCGGACTGCAGTCGTTAAAAGGTGTTGGCCCCAAGAGGGCGATGCTGCTGAGCAGGCTGGGGATTCATACAATAGAGGATTTGCTGTATCATTTTCCCCGAAAATATGAGGATAGAAGCCTGGTAAAGAAGATATCTCAGCTGCAAGATGGGGAAACCGCAACATTATTTGGCATTGTGACCGGCGTTAGGGATATTCGCCCCGGACGCGGGATGACCATAACTAAGGCTGCTCTTTTTGATGGGGCTGCAACCGCCTGCGCGGTGTGGTTTAATCAGCCCTATATCAAAAGAAAGGTACATAAAGGTACAAAGATTATTGTCACCGGTAAAGCAGAGCGAAAGTATGGTGATTTACAGCTTTCTGTATCTGATTATGAGGTTATTGAAAATGAAGAACCGGTTAATAGTGCAGGGATCGTTCCTGTTTATCCGGCAACAGAAGGCTTGCCGCCCAGAACGCTGCGGTTAATTATTAAAGATGCCCTTGAGCAGCGCCTGGATAGTATCAAAGAGTTTCTGCCATCTGATGTGCTGGAGAAATACAACCTGATGCCGATTGACCGGGCTATTAGCAGTATTCATTTTCCCGGAGATTTGGATGATGCGCAAAAAGCCAGGCGCCGGTTGGTTTTTGAGGAACTCCTGGTGCTGCAGACCGGTATTTGTATGCTACGCGGGACAGTTTCCCGGACAGTAGGTATTTGTCATAAGAAAGACGGTCCTCTGACCGCAGGTTTTCTGGGGAGACTGCCCTATAAAATGACCGGCGCTCAGAAAAGGGTTCTTAATGAAATCAGCAGGGATATGGAAAGTAAAAAGCCCATGAACAGGCTGATTCAGGGTGATGTGGGCTCAGGAAAAACGGTAGTAGCTGCAGCCGCACTTGTGAAGACTGTTGAAAGCGGATACCAGGGTGTGATGATGGCGCCAACCGAAATCCTGGCAACTCAGCACGCTGAAGGACTAATGGAAGTGCTCGGCCCCCTGGGGGTACAGGTAGCCCTGCTTACCGGAAGCTTGGGGAAAAAGGAAAAAGAAGCGATTATTCAGGATATCAGAGATGGCAGAACGGATATCGTGGTTGGGACTCATGCCCTGATACAGGATGGGGTAGCGTTTCAAAAATTGGGACTAGCGGTTACTGATGAGCAGCACCGGTTTGGGGTTAAACAGAGGGCAAAGCTTAACGATAAGGGCCAAAGACCTGATGTCCTGGTGATGACGGCGACACCGATTCCTCGTACTCTTGCTCTAACGGTCTATGGTGATCTGGATATTTCCGTAATAGATGAACTTCCCCCCGGACGCCGTGAAATAAAAACCTACTGGATTGCTGATACTGAGAAACAGCGAATATATAAGTTTATCCGCGAACAGGTAAATCAGGGGAGGCAGGTTTATTATGTGTGTCCCCTGGTAGAGGAATCAGAAAAAATGGATATCAGCGCTGCCCTTGAACTAGCAGCTCTGCTGCAGTCCGATATTTTTCCCGACCTTCAGGTTGGCCTGATGCACGGAAGGATGAAACAAGATGCCAAGGATATGGTAATGAAGGCTTTCCAGAATGGGAGCATCAACATTCTCACAGCAACCACTGTCATCGAAGTGGGAATAAATGTGCCTAATGCCACAGTAATGGTAATTGAAAATGCCGACAGGTTCGGGCTGGCTCAGCTGCATCAGTTAAGAGGCCGGGTAGGCAGGGGAGCACACCAGTCATATTGCATCCTTATTGCCAATCCGGCAACTGCTGAGGGCAAAGCACGGATGGATATTATGACTCGGACTAATGACGGGTTTTTAATAGCAGATGAGGACCTTAAGCTGAGAGGTCCCGGAGAATTTTTTGGAACCAGGCAATCGGGGCTGCCTGACCTGAAGATAGCTGATATTATCAGGGATTATAAAGCTCTCAGCGCCGCCAGAGAGGAGGCCATGGCGCTATTGCGCCGGGATCCCTGTTTAAAGCTTCCCGAAAATGTTAAGCTGCGGGAAAAATTAATGGCCAGATTTAGGGATACAGACAATTATTTCAGTACCAGTTAA
- a CDS encoding DegV family protein, protein MGNVRIVTDSTADLPQELVEALDIVVVPLKVSFGKDIYRDGVDISSDEFISRLKKEDYLPVTSQPSPGEFVAIYEQLTSKGDSIISIHISSQLSGTVQSAKTAKAMVDSRGVYVVDSCSASMGLGLIVLAAAKAARNGAAVRQILDIVNERVDKGFIIFMVGTLEYLEKGGRIGKANSFVGSLLKIKPILTLNDGVVVPLEKVRGEGRAIKRMAEIVRDMTEGSKKYSSSLVYGSNYASLMRLREKIVPGSNLQTPIIAKLGPVIMSHTGPEVIGIAVCPE, encoded by the coding sequence ATGGGTAATGTCAGAATTGTCACAGACAGTACTGCCGACCTGCCGCAGGAGCTAGTAGAAGCACTGGATATCGTAGTAGTGCCTCTGAAGGTCAGCTTTGGGAAGGATATATACCGTGACGGGGTTGATATCTCTTCAGATGAATTTATCAGCAGGCTGAAAAAAGAAGATTATCTGCCGGTTACCTCACAGCCTTCACCGGGAGAATTTGTTGCTATATATGAACAGCTTACATCCAAGGGTGACAGTATTATCTCAATTCATATTTCGTCACAGCTGAGTGGAACTGTCCAATCGGCCAAAACTGCCAAGGCAATGGTGGATTCCCGTGGTGTTTATGTTGTTGATTCCTGTTCAGCCAGCATGGGGCTTGGACTCATTGTCCTGGCTGCTGCCAAGGCCGCCAGGAATGGGGCTGCTGTGCGGCAGATTCTTGACATTGTCAATGAAAGAGTAGATAAAGGGTTTATAATCTTTATGGTAGGGACTTTAGAATACCTTGAAAAAGGTGGACGCATAGGTAAAGCAAATTCCTTTGTGGGGAGTCTCCTGAAGATAAAACCGATCCTAACACTAAATGACGGGGTGGTTGTTCCCCTGGAAAAAGTAAGAGGGGAAGGCAGGGCAATCAAAAGAATGGCGGAAATAGTCAGGGATATGACTGAAGGATCGAAGAAGTACAGCTCTTCTTTGGTTTATGGCAGCAATTATGCAAGTCTGATGCGGCTCAGAGAAAAAATTGTGCCCGGGTCTAACCTTCAGACACCGATAATAGCCAAACTGGGTCCGGTAATTATGTCACATACCGGGCCGGAGGTTATCGGAATTGCTGTTTGCCCGGAATAA